In Rhodamnia argentea isolate NSW1041297 chromosome 11, ASM2092103v1, whole genome shotgun sequence, one genomic interval encodes:
- the LOC115742105 gene encoding acyl-CoA-binding domain-containing protein 3-like, whose product MVLYLEFAFFVILATLLLLCVIVAKLRDMAESRFADQASTSSLRSQKGSSEEAVTSRSKRATAASTSQGRASKRRAVKLGGNKTGSDFDGSVGRKLESDDRTAREVEIIGSKESSIGTEVLRKEFDEIQRGSAEDDDWEGVERSESARLFGRAIQFACSARNAGLISAIHGEQAMKLYGLHKVALEGPCREHQPMAFRVSARAKWNAWQQLGNISPEVAMEEYIVLLSEKIPSWMHNNAVEDVVCTDAETFWKLICNVRTAIEQQTKTDPNRLQKLNPAT is encoded by the exons ATGGTGCTTTACCTAGAATTCGCGTTCTTCGTGATACTCGCGACCCTTCTCCTGCTCTGCGTCATCGTGGCCAAACTCCGCGACATGGCCGAATCACGATTCGCCGATCAGGCCTCCACCTCGAGCCTCAGATCACAGAAGGGTTCGTCCGAAGAAGCAGTCACGTCTCGGAGCAAGCGTGCCACCGCCGCATCCACCAGCCAAGGCCGTGCGTCCAAGAGAAGAGCCGTGAAACTTGGAGGAAACAAAACCGGATCTGATTTCGACGGCTCTGTGGGCCGGAAGCTCGAGAGCGATGATCGTACTGCTAGAGAAGTTGAGATCATCGgttccaaggaatcatccattGGGACTGAAGTGTTGAGGAAAGAGTTTGATGAAATCCAGCGAGGATCGGCCGAGGACGACGATTGGGAGGGAGTAGAGAGGAGCGAGTCAGCCAGGCTCTTTGGTCGGGCCATCCAATTCGCGTGCTCCGCGCGCAATGCCGGCTTGATTTCGGCGATCCACGGCGAGCAGGCGATGAAGCTGTACGGACTCCATAAGGTCGCTCTCGAGGGGCCCTGCCGCGAGCACCAACCGATGGCGTTCAGAGTCTCGGCTCGAGCCAAGTG GAATGCTTGGCAACAGCTTGGGAACATTAGCCCAGAGGTTGCTATGGAGGAATACATCGTTCTTCTCTCAGAAAAAATTCCCAGCTGGATGCACAACAATGCGGTC GAAGATGTAGTTTGTACAGATGCCGAAACATTTTGGAAGCTAATCTGTAATGTCAGGACAGCGATAGAGCAGCAAACGAAAACTGACCCAAACAG ATTACagaagctgaatcctgcgacaTAA